CGTGTAGTACTAGATTGTTGAAGAGGGTCAAAATCCAATGCATTCAACGACCTGAGACTCAAAGTCCTTAGAGAAGAGAGTTCACTTAGGGTGTGTAGGCAGCTCAGTGAGCCAAGTGActtacatttgttaatatcGAGGTGTCTAAGGTTGATCAATTTCCTCAAATCTTTGGGCAATGTTTTAAGTTTCTCACATGTAGAGATTTTAAGGGTTTGCAAGTTCAGCAAATCCGTGATTGAATCTGGCAAACTCTTGATGAAGTTATTCtcacaaatttcaagaaatcttAAGTGCTTCAACTGACTTCCCAACGAAGAAGGGATGCAAAATTCATCatagttcaatttcaacattCGGCAATGCTTGAACTTGGAGAAAATCGGATGACATTCATTTGGGGAAAACTTTTCTACATATGACCATGCTTTCAAAGAGACAAATGTCCGTAGATTGGCTGCTTCTAGCAGAGAAGTCACTTCTTGTAGCGACGAGAACCATTGTAAAGCAAATGAAGCATGTCGAGTATCTTCATCGAGACTGCCTTTGTTGAGATTGACCATCTTGCACTCATTTCCCACGACTTTCAAGGCAAGATCGTGCATGAGATCGTGCATCTTGAACATTTCCACCTTACCAGTGTAAGGATTGACCTCCTCAACTTCAAGAAATGACCCACGTAGTAGGTTTGAGACATAATCATCCCCGATCTCTTCTATCTCTTCATGCTCATCCAATGACTCAATAAAACCTTGTGCCATCCACAACTGTAttattgtttgtttattgaagACATAATCTTTTGGAAACAACGCACAATATGCAAAACAATGTTTTAGCCCTGGCTGAAGATGATCGTAGCTGATTTTGAGAACTTCCATTATTTCAGGGTTCAACGTATCTATTTTTGAGAATTCATGCTCTTTGAAATAGAGCcactccttttcctttttggcgtACAAAAGGTTGCCTATAGTTTTGATGGCAAGGGGAACACCACCGCATTTTTTAACTATATCTCGACCTATTTGCTCCAATTTTTCGTTTAATGGTTCTTCCTCATCTCCGAAAGCCGTTTTCTTGAATAAGTCCCAAGACTTATCTTCAGGTAAGACCTTTAGATCATAAATATCTGATTTTGTACCTATAGCCTCCACCACCGATTGATTGCGCGTGGTTACGAGTATCTTGCTCCCTAATGAACCATCCATTAGCAAACTTTGAAGCTCCGACCATTTCCCGTGATCTTCATTCCACAAGTCATCCAAAACTAGCAAGTATTTCTTCCCTTCCAGTACCTTACGAAGAAGTTTCGGCAATTCGTCCGTACACTTAATATCAATGTCTCGCAGCTTTTCCGTCGTCTCAGGATCCCCTTTATACTTATCTCGGGCAGATTTCAGTATTTCTTTGATGAGAAAATCCCGATCAAAGACATCAGATACACACACCCACATCTTAAGCTCGAAGTATTTTGTCACTTCGTCATTGTTGTACGCCAGCCGAGCAAGTGTGGTTTTTCCAATTCCTCCCATACCGACTATGGGAACAACTGAAACACTCCCTCTGGAGGAGGAATCAAGCAAAGATTCCATGATCTTCCCCTCATCAATTTGTCTACCAATTATATCTTCCTTCCGCACAAAAGAGTCGGTTGTCCTCCTCCTCACAATAGCAACATTTGCCTCACTCCGATGCTCCTCTAAGCGGAACTCCCTATCTTTTGCAATCCAATCCAGTTTCTTCCTAATTTCCTGAATCCTTTTAGCCACTTTGTAGGGCTGTGCTAGCTGATTTGATTTGGAGAAGTTTGACATATTGTTTCCGGGAGTGACCTTCCGCCTCAGATCTTCGGTTGCGACATCGTCCAGCAAGTCCTGTGCGTCGTACAACACGTCCTTCAGCCTCACGAGCCAGAGCTTGACCTGCTTGCTCTCCCATTGTTTCTTCTCGGCATCCAAAAGCATAGTTTGGATGGTCTTGACGGTGTACTTGAGACGTTTGAGATCATACCTCGCACCTCGTGCAAGTTGGATCTTCGAAAAGATGTTGGAACCGGCGAGTTTCAGTATGTCGTTGGTAAGGGTGAAGAGCACTGCTTCTGCCATTTCCAAAGGCAAAAGCGGGGGCTGAGAAGTGTTTGAGAGGAGGTTGCAGAGCTGATGCTTTTGTGGTGAGACAATGGTCTGGTGGTGCCTCACGATCAACTTCAGGCACGAATATATGGCAAGGCCAACGGCATCTCCATCTTACTTCATGCTCAGTTAATCCACCGGATGAAATAGCATAActtccaaaagagaaaaagaatattgTGAACCAGTCGTTTCTTTGTGAAAAGCCCAAAGTACATATTCATGGAATGATTTCAAGTTGCGGCGCTAAATCCAGCCCCTCCATTGGCTTCATCCACACCCTTGATGGTTAAAATGACAGAAATACCAAAATCATGGGTCGCGcgtttctctctcaattttgtcTGATCAGAAGGCTCAGTTTCAAGTTCAACAGGTTCCTCAATCCTTAAGCCTCTCTTTGGTTCCAAGTTCAcacttcctctctccctctccgccGGGGAAAAAATGCATGGTCAGACTCGGACAGCTCCGAAGCCCATTTCCATTCTGTCCTGGCCTCCTCTGCAAGATCAGATGCGTCATACAAGCGTGGAACGGTTTCTTTtggtcagtttttttttttaactaatcgTGATGTGATGTTGCTCTCAGATACACGAAGGAAGGTCTCGACACCAGAGCGAAGCTCATTGTGATCAATCCTGAGTACTACTCCGCTTCGAATTACAGGAAGCTCGCGGTTTAGCACAATTCTCTGCCCGCCCCTCGGGTATGCGCCTCTGTCTCCGTCCGCACAACCTCTAAGCCCACGCCGCTGTAATTGCTCGAATGAATTTGAAGACGAAAAGCGAGacatggagatgcgaggtctgACGCGGTGCATGCGGCTACAGCTGGGAAATTTCACTGAACAACATCTGGTCATTGTGGTCAGTTGAGAGGATGATGCCAGCGACATGACGAGGATGATGCTGGCGACGCGCTGCCAAATTATTCAAGGGGGGTAACAGTGTACCCCGTCAAGTTGGGAAAGGTCACGACGAGCATCAAAGAGTCGGAAAAGTTCTCAACTCTTGAAGCCGGGAGTGAGTTGATTAAGAAAGGCGAGAGCGGAGCTAGGGGCAGCGAAGGCCGTAGTATGCACACCACCCCCCCCCAACCACCCCCACCTCCTTCTCTTCCATATCTCCTCATTGCCGGCACCTCCCAGTGATTGGAAATGGAGGCTGCTGCTGAGCCCTCGCAGCCTTGCCTTGGATCGAGGTTGATCCCGTCGACTACCTCAAACAAGTCTCGATCCTAGCAAATCTTGGCAAAGCTATAGGCGGAATCAGCTGAAGACGTAATCAAGTTCGCTAAAGATATCTTTCGAGACTATTCTGCATTTGTCGCATCATGCGGTAAGTGTTTACCTTTCATAGAGCTTGTTCATGGTTATCACTCTGATACCTATTGCATTCTCATTGTCCATCTAAGTCTATGGTTGATGTATGTTTTAGGattaaataagaagaaaatgactGTCAGATTCCTACTTTTATTGCAAAAACATTGGATGTCTCGACCTATGATACCTTAGATGACGAAGAGGAAGTGTGGCAAATCTGAGGGAATGACCAATATAAATTATGtagctaaatttttttttaccagaaaattttatatcattagAAAACAATATGATTCGTGCTTATGTTTTAGTAATTCATAGCAAAAAGGAAGATGCCATTTTAAGTCAATTTGAGGCTGTACTAATTGGACCACAATATTTCTCACCAGTTTCACAGGTTAGTTCAGATGTGATCAAATCAACCATCTTGATTCTCTGTGCATAATCCAAGActagattttgttgaaaatccAATCAtctgtttctttcattttgagGTTTCTTACAACATCTGTTCAAAATGCACACATTTAAAATTCCTGAAAAAGAGGTTCGGCTCCCGTTGAACGACTTCTCATCCTGGTTCATCAGCACGACAGACTCCAGCTTGCCGGCAAACTCTTTGAAGGAGAATTTGGGATCCTCCTGACAAAGTCCGTGGGATCTCGCTGGCAAGCAGGTTGAGGGACTTGCACAAGTTTCTTTGGTAAGAAAATTGCATCTGCAGGGTGCATATCTAAGCATTACAGTCAGTAAGCACCACATTAACAGGATATCAATTACAGAGCATTGGATACTTTTGAAAGAAGGAATATAATGTAGTGAAGCCGGCATCTGCAGTCGGGCATAGGTTCCTTTAGATCAACATCACCATGagttgaaaagagagagaacaaagagaagaagaaagaagaaggtgggaccagcaaggaaagaaaaggaagcagtCAAACCAAAAGAGGGACAACAGGGGCCATATAGGAAAACACTGTAAAAAGGAGTTTTAAAGCAAAAACCAGGGCGGAAATAGCATGGCCCAATGTTAAAATGACCACTTCAGATAGGACGGTGCAAACAGCACAGCTCTATGGGTGAAATTTTCAGAGCTTCCTCGCCACAAATTATCCAATGGAGTACTAGGCAAGTCTTTGTCCTTTTAGCTATCTGCGAAGCAAAGTTGAAAGTCATATAAAGAAGCACATGCTGCAGATTTCTATATCAGCATAAAAATCATATTGCATTACACAACCATTGTATAAAAATGTAAACTTGATTATTCATATAGCTCGGCAATCATAGATGCAGGTGACATGGAGTTGCAGAGGAAAGAGGGATGCTTCCACAAACTCTGTCGGTCATTTTAGCAACCTTGATTACTTATAAAATGCCCAAGACCTTTGCTCTAGCTGGGAGCCAACTCCACATATCATTGAATAgcaagaaataaaatgaaaacaatcCATCTCCTTGTCAACTCCACACATCCTTAAACAAAACAACGCACTATGCACCCAACAGAACAATTTCAGTAGACTGACTACAGGCTAGGGCCATTGACACTGGATGCTTCTGCTTCAAAACATAAGCTGGTACAGACTCTTCTGTACAGGGGGCAGAACTATATAGTATGCTCATTGAGAAATAATCAGAACAAGCATTTGCATGTAAAATCAACTTCAGACATGATTTAAGGTTGACGGTCAGAAGTTCCTAACATCGACAGAATGCACCATCCTGCCAGCTATCTACAATTTTTAATGACAGTTTTCATTACATGGCATGTTAATCATCTAAGCTAATTATCATCCCTGGTACTCCAGAttagaaacaagaaaatcatttggaatttttattttgtatctACTATATAATTTCTCTACTAAGTTCCAAAATGTACATAGAAATGATCACTTTTTCGTGGCTGAGTGTCGCTATCCTAGTTATCTAGTCTATTGAAAACATGCTCCAGTGCAGACAAAAGCTAAGAATCTTATATTGTTACGACCATATAAGCCACTGAAGCCTATACTACTTCATCAAATCttagaaaagggaaggaaagtTCTATGTTGCCAATTTTCTTTGCATAGACGGCCCGGTCCATGATCTGGCAGAGTGGTTTTAAATTCTGAGTCTATGACATATCAATTAGCAGAAGCAGATAACATTAGCAACAAGAGAAAGATAAAAGGTATGAGCCAAAGTGATGACAACAAACTCAAAAGAATCATTATCCCACTAAGTGGGAATAAAAGTTATATATAGACCTGTTACCGAAGTGAACTTTGCTTGTCATACAAATCTGTTCAAGCAAAGACTGAGTCTTTCCTAACATTCTGTGGATTATAAACATCAACGCATCCCATCTGCATAACAAGTATGTCAGTTTTTCTTTCACTGTGAAAACACACTGACAAGGAAATGGGTTTGCCCGACACAATCATAGACGAGCTCCAATAACAAATATCATGATGCATTAGAAACGGAAGACTTCAAAACAATACAAATAAAAGGAAGCAAGGGCCATTCAAATACACGTCCTTACATAGACATATAGACATCCAAGCACTTTGGAtgcacttctttttcttttttgggtggcACTGGATGGATCATTTAGTAATTTGTTTGTGTAAATGTGTATGTTTTTGGGCGGCAGGAAATGAGCTGACAGTACTTATATTCTAGAATATACTACATCCAGGGGGCGGTGCCTCAGCAGAGTCTCCTCTTGGATAACGATGCAGTATACATTTACATAGAACAAGTAGAGAGAAAGTACAAAGTTATCAAGGAAAAGACATTAAAATAATTCAAGTCCTTTACTAACCATCAGAGAAACAAAACTTCCTCAGAGGACTTTGTACGCTCATAGAAACGAAAATActttaaacaaaaaacaagttGAGGGAATCGCTTAAATACTAAACCTTCGAGTAGCCGACTCAACTGACAGAATAAAAAGATAATTGGACGATGAAACCAGTGAAGTTCACACAAAAGCCCTCCTCTAAGTTTTCCATATCATTGTAAAGATCAAGTAGGATCGAGAAAGCAGCTCAACTCAGGCGATGAAGAACTAAGGGCAACCTTTTTCCAAAAAGCTTACAGACCTTGCGCTGGAAAGAGCCATATTTCGTGACCTCCTCGTCCAAGAATGGAATCTTCAACAATGAAGCCATCTGAGATACACTAACCCACAAGTTAATAACGAGAAAATGTAAAGCAATTTACATTGTCACAACTAAAGACAGACAGCAGAAGTAAACTCGCGATATTATACGCCTTCTCTCGATCCATGTGTTGCGCCGAGGTAACTTGAGAACTGAGCATCTAAA
The window above is part of the Eucalyptus grandis isolate ANBG69807.140 chromosome 6, ASM1654582v1, whole genome shotgun sequence genome. Proteins encoded here:
- the LOC104417244 gene encoding putative disease resistance protein RGA3 — encoded protein: MAEAVLFTLTNDILKLAGSNIFSKIQLARGARYDLKRLKYTVKTIQTMLLDAEKKQWESKQVKLWLVRLKDVLYDAQDLLDDVATEDLRRKVTPGNNMSNFSKSNQLAQPYKVAKRIQEIRKKLDWIAKDREFRLEEHRSEANVAIVRRRTTDSFVRKEDIIGRQIDEGKIMESLLDSSSRGSVSVVPIVGMGGIGKTTLARLAYNNDEVTKYFELKMWVCVSDVFDRDFLIKEILKSARDKYKGDPETTEKLRDIDIKCTDELPKLLRKVLEGKKYLLVLDDLWNEDHGKWSELQSLLMDGSLGSKILVTTRNQSVVEAIGTKSDIYDLKVLPEDKSWDLFKKTAFGDEEEPLNEKLEQIGRDIVKKCGGVPLAIKTIGNLLYAKKEKEWLYFKEHEFSKIDTLNPEIMEVLKISYDHLQPGLKHCFAYCALFPKDYVFNKQTIIQLWMAQGFIESLDEHEEIEEIGDDYVSNLLRGSFLEVEEVNPYTGKVEMFKMHDLMHDLALKVVGNECKMVNLNKGSLDEDTRHASFALQWFSSLQEVTSLLEAANLRTFVSLKAWSYVEKFSPNECHPIFSKFKHCRMLKLNYDEFCIPSSLGSQLKHLRFLEICENNFIKSLPDSITDLLNLQTLKISTCEKLKTLPKDLRKLINLRHLDINKCKSLGSLSCLHTLSELSSLRTLSLRSLNALDFDPLQQSSTTRPFFPSLESLILDSCIKVKGWWRRRRVMIAYQKHQSNNSRLFFQNYGLWI